A genomic stretch from Megachile rotundata isolate GNS110a chromosome 1, iyMegRotu1, whole genome shotgun sequence includes:
- the msps gene encoding msps cytoskeleton-associated protein 5 isoform X1 has protein sequence MEQDTEYVKLPLEERCVHKLWRARLHGYKECVNTFQCIDDEKSPEWNKFLGFIKKFVLDSNAVAQEKGLEAALAFVENAAVAGKTVGEVMNGIVTKCIAAPKAKTKELAVQITLMYIEIEKHEIVQEELLKGTEAKNPKIVAACISTLTLALRQFGPKVINIKPLLKKIPGFLEDRDKIVRDEGKFMVVEIYRWIGAPLKQQLNTLKPVQITELEAEFNNLKQEKVVPTRFLKSQKPKSTCIVDSTSDTGEEGKDDGDTGSIPDIDPYELLEPVDILSKLPKDFYEKIEAKKWQERKEALEALEVLVKNPKLENGDYGDVVRALKKIISKDTNVLVVTLAGKCLAGLATGLKKRFQPYATACLSSILEKFREKKQTVVQALREAADAIFLSVSIDVILEDTLAALENKNPAVKAETAAYLARCFSRTPPPSLNKKLLKAYTTILLKTLNEPDPTVRDSSAEALGTAMKLIGEKSMMPFLTDLDNLKMTKIKECAEKAVIHIKVPSVSKVVAERPNTAPCKIETTVKSKEAEVKVSKRPNTSTTKKAAYKKPSSSSLTNLAASKKSSATKLQVEKNYSIEEIDEMAMQLLPGDILSGLVDSNWKTRLAVVEQLLEFVKQSNPTEVPTQVIVRTLAKKPGFKDTNFQVLKLRLEIVKYLAENFPFSTTVCEYCIMDITEKLGDAKNSTVAGDTLLAIAEATSFEYVADEIVAFAFNQKNPKVQQETLTLLCRGLIEFGCVINVKSLMDNIKKAVAVTNPGVRTSAITLLGTLYLFMGKPLLTFFENEKPALRQQIEQECEKHNGESLPVPIRGLKNKKDKTSDDDNDVEMDKKSSSNSEIDITNLIPRVDISNQITESLLNELADKNWKVRNEGLQKISTIISDAKFIKGSIGDLPQSLALRLVDSNSKIAQSTLGICQALALAMGPSAKQHIRVLFPGFIQCLGDSKNWIRTAAISCINTWGDQCGYKEFFDGEMIGDVLKSGSPILRAEVWNWLAQKLPLIPVKQVPKEELLVCLPHLYSNLEDRNSDVRKFAQEAVLGFMIHLSYEMMARNTEKLKPGSRTVVLTALDKSLPNLPQKPLPSKPAPEESSQKVVKSGGAMKASKAVVKPKQNQSASKPGSARKKDDDVDTSPLLAINNLKHQRAINEQKLKVLKWNFTTPREEFVELLKELMTAANVNKTLLANMFHSDFRYHLKAIEALTEDLPDNSKALVSNLDLILKWLTLRFFDTNPSVLLKGLEYLRMVFNLLIEDQYHMLENEAASFIPYLIIKIGDPKDAVRNGVRSLFKQIALVYPVSKLFSYVMEGLKSKNARQRTECLDQLGSLIENYGLSVCQPSASVALKEIAKQIADRDNSVRNAALNCIVQAYFLQGERVYKLIGQISEKDQSLLDERIKRAAKNRPTKSASTNRLTVASNPASAASNEDVKTDYEEENEEILEPQSSPQPQLNELPHNDLPTNVKPEKSSDEAQMSPDTVGNSSTSTQPKVSGPFGLDLDFLRRIETNAPVKYSNPVLLEINIDDLLESPKVKPSNVPVIPISPPKLLVSKSVTMSQQQMAATNASKEDSLERKILAMASLDLTVAIQSMNSIDNLIKSHQILSLQSKEDKFIGSINMQLKLLQTYPLQQGGADISKGFRNTFMVLLAFYDTGILGKNVPLIHLKELVDQMISLLAEEKFEHLHQAEAYYRVVNNIVCKIIDNSNHTTIICVLIKLLHGCAESTAPSKYEELVMKCLWKIVKTIPNWAADLDYDTILLEVHRFLKDYPSIWWKKRKSDTPLRTIKTVLHGMTRVKGSTILSHLTRINNTNESELHSYLIRLIATFKADEINTNPKTSTKLSSTGKTQEHLSKFTHQQLSAIFKKIGSKEHTQEGLMQLYDFKLQYPEADVQPFLLKSHQFFQDFIEQGLRDIDQARKNQNLISQTNNQYSTETAESAGSEDKGLMDPLNRLDKFRASEAQCRTTTNQPNPT, from the exons ATGGAACAAGACACAGAATACGTTAAGCTACCATTAGAAGAACGATGTGTGCATAAG ctATGGAGGGCACGATTACATGGTTATAAAGAATGCGTGAACACATTTCAATGTATTGACGATGAAAAATCTCCTGAATGGAACAAATTTTTGGGATTCATTAAAAAGTTTGTATTAGATAGTAATGCTGTTGCACAAGAAAAAGGTTTGGAAGCAGCATTAGCTTTTGTTGAAAATGCTGCTGTAGCAGGAAA GACTGTTGGTGAAGTTATGAATGGAATAGTCACAAAATGTATTGCAGCGCCTAAAGCTAAAACAAAAGAGTTAGCAGTACAGATAACGTTAATGTacatagaaattgaaaaacatgAAATCGTTCAAGAAGAATTATTGAAAGGAACAGAagcaaaaaatccaaaaattgttgCTGCGTGCATTTCAACTTTAACATTGGCTTTAAg GCAATTTGGACCAAAAGTAATCAACATAAAACCTTTATTAAAAAAGATTCCTGGTTTTCTTGAAGACAGAGATAAAATTGTTAGAGATGAGGGCAAATTTATGGTTGTTGAAATTTACAG GTGGATAGGTGCTCCTTTGAAACAACAGTTGAATACATTAAAACCTGTACAAATTACAGAACTGGAAGcggagtttaataatttaaaacaagaaAAAGTTGTACCAACCCGAtttttaaaatctcaaaaaccAAAATCAACATGCATTGTAGATTCTACAAGTGATACTGGTGAAG AAGGAAAAGACGATGGTGATACAGGTTCTATTCCTGATATTGATCCCTATGAATTGTTAGAACCTGTTGATATACTTTCTAAACTACCGAaagatttttatgaaaaaattgaagCTAAAAAGTGGCAAGAACGAAAGGAAGCTTTAGAAGCATTAGAAGTTCTTGtaaaaaatcctaaattagAAAATGGTGATTATGGAGACGTAGTAAGAGCTTTAAAAAAG ATCATCTCTAAAGATACAAATGTATTAGTCGTTACACTCGCGGGAAAATGTCTAGCAGGACTAGCAACTGGTCTCAAAAAACGATTTCAACCTTATGCAACAGCATGCCTTTCATCAATTTTGGAGAAGTTTCGAGAAAAGAAACAAACTGTTGTTCAAGCACTTAGAGAAGCTGCAGATGCAATTTTCCTCAGT GTTTCTATTGATGTTATATTAGAAGATACACTTGCTGCATTAGAAAACAAAAATCCTGCAGTGAAAGCAGAAACAGCGGCGTATTTAGCAAGATGTTTTTCTCGAACACCACCACCaagcttaaataaaaaattattaaaagcttatactactatacttctGAAAACTTTAAATGAACCAG ATCCAACTGTTCGAGACAGTTCTGCAGAGGCTCTTGGTACAGCAATGAAGTTAATTGGAGAAAAATCTATGATGCCGTTCCTTACAGATCTAGATAacttaaaaatgacaaaa ATAAAAGAATGCGCTGAAAAGGCTGTAATACATATTAAAGTACCTAGTGTTTCAAAAGTAGTTGCGGAAAGACCAAATACTGCTCCATGCAAAATTGAAACAACAGTAAAATCTAAAGAAGCAGAAGTTAAAGTTTCAAAAAGACCTAATACTAGTACTACTAAGAAAGCTGCATATAAAAAGCCATCTTCGTCATCTTTAACCAATTTGG CTGCTTCAAAAAAATCATCTGCGACAAAACTTCAAGTAGAAAAGAATTATAGTATTGAAGAAATAGATGAAATGGCTATGCAATTATTACCAGGTGACATCCTATCAGGTCTCGTTGATAGTAACTGGAAGACACGTTTAGCTGTAGTTGAACAACTTTTAGAG TTTGTAAAGCAAAGTAATCCAACAGAAGTACCTACTCAAGTTATAGTGCGAACTCTAGCAAAAAAACCAGGATTcaaagatacaaattttcaagttctcaaattacgactagaaatagtaaaatatttggCAGAAAACTTTCCATTTTCAAC TACTGTTTGTGAATACTGCATCATGGACATAACTGAAAAATTAGGAGATGCAAAAAATAGTACCGTTGCCGGTGATACTTTGTTAGCAATAGCAGAAGCAACGAGCTTTGAGTATGTGGCAGATGAAATAGTAGCATTTGCCTTTAATCAAAAGAATCCTAAAGTTCAACAAGAAACATTAACCTTGCTGTGCAGGGGACTTATTGAATTTGGTTGCGT TATTAATGTTAAATCTTTAATGGATAATATTAAGAAAGCAGTTGCGGTAACAAATCCTGGAGTTCGTACTTCAGCTATTACATTGTTAGgtacattatatttatttatgggTAAACCATTGCTTACATTCTTCGAAAATGAAAAACCTGCTTTACGTCAGCAAATCGAACAAGAATGTGAAaag CATAACGGCGAATCTTTACCAGTACCAATCCGtggactaaaaaataaaaaggataaAACAAGTGATGATGACAACGATGTGGAAATGGACAAAAAATCCAGTAGCAACAGTGAAATTGATATTACTAATCTCATTCCACGCGTTGATATTAGTAATCAAATTACTGAAAGTCTACTTAATGAATTGGCAGATAAAAATTGGAAG gtACGAAATGAAGGTTTACAAAAAATAAGCACGATTATTTCCGacgcaaaatttataaaaggtTCTATTGGTGATTTACCGCAAAGTTTAGCATTACGATTGGTTGACAGTAACAGTAAAATAGCTCAGTCGACTTTGGGCATCTGTCAGGCATTAGCTTTAGCGATGGGGCCATCGGCAAAACAACACATTCGAGTTCTTTTCCCTGGTTTCATACAGTGTTTGGGTGATAGTAAAAACTGGATTAGAACAGCAGCAATATCATGCATAAATACCTGGGGAGATCAATGTGGTTATAAAGAATTTTTTGATGGAGAAATGATAGGAGATGTATTAAAATCTGGGTCACCGATACTTAGAGCAGAGGTTTGGAATTGGTTAGCACAAAAGTTGCCGTTGATTCCTGTGAAACAAGTTCCAAAAGAAGAACTTCTTGTATGTCTTCCACATTTGTACAGTAATTTAGAGGATCGTAATTCTGATGTTCGGAAATTCGCTCAAGAAGCAGTTTTAGGATTTATGATTCATCTTTCCTATGAAATGATGGCTAGAAACACAGAAAAGTTAAAGCCTGGTTCAAGAACAGTAGTCCTTACTGCATTAGATAAGTCTCTTCCGAACTTGCCTCAAAAACCTTTACCATCAAAGCCGGCACCTGAAGAAAGCAGTCAAAAAGTTGTTAAGAGTGGCGGAGCTATGAAAGCTTCAAAAGCAGTAGTAAAACCTAAACAAAATCAATCAGCTTCGAAACCAGGGAGTGCACGTAAGAAGGATGACGATGTGGATACAAGTCCTCTTTTAGCTATTAATAATCTTAAACATCAAAGAGCGATTAATGAACAGAAATTAAAGGTATTAAAATGGAATTTCACAACACCTAGAGAAGAATTTGTTGAACTGTTAAAGGAACTTATGACTGCTGCAAATGTGAATAAAACTTTATTGGCGAATATGTTTCATTCAGATTTCCGATACCACCTAAAAGCCATCGAGGCATTAACCgag GATCTGCCTGATAATAGTAAAGCATTGGTATCTAATTTGGATCTTATTCTTAAATGGTTGACGTTACGATTTTTCGATACCAACCCTTCAGTATTATTAAAAGGTTTAGAATACTTGCGAAtggtatttaatttattaatagaaGATCAATATCATATGTTGGAGAACGAAGCGGCATCATTTATTCcgtatttaattattaag atTGGCGATCCAAAAGATGCAGTACGTAATGGAGTTCGGTCATTGTTTAAACAAATAGCATTGGTATATCCTGTAAGCAAATTATTTTCGTATGTAATGGAAGGTTTAAAGTCTAAAAATGCTCGTCAGAGAACAG aATGTCTGGATCAGTTAGGTTCACTTATTGAAAATTACGGATTATCCGTttgtcaaccttctgcttctgtGGCTTTAAAAGAAATAGCAAAACAAATAGCGGATCGTGATAATTCTGTTCGAAATGCTGCATTAAATTGCATTGTTCAAGCATATTTTCTTCAAGGAGAACGAGTATATAAACTTATTGGCcag ATATCCGAGAAAGATCAATCATTACTAGATGAACGTATTAAAAGGGCTGCTAAAAATCGACCAACAAAATCAGCTTCTACGAATAGGCTTACAGTTGCTTCAAATCCAGCTTCTGCCGCTTCTAACGAAGACGTTAAAACCGATTAtgaagaagaaaatgaagaaatactTGAACCGCAATCTTCACCCCAACCTCAACTAAATGAATT GCCACATAATGATTTGCCAACAAATGTAAAACCAGAAAAATCATCTGATGAAGCACAAATGTCTCCTGATACTGTTGG AAATTCTTCAACATCAACTCAACCTAAAGTATCAGGTCCGTTTGGTTTGGACCTAGACTTTTTACGAAGAATTGAAACAAATGCACCAGTGAAATACAGCAATCCTGTTCTTTTGGAAATTAATATAGATGATTTGCTCGAATCACCGAAAGTAAAACCATCTAACGTACC ggTGATTCCTATTTCTCCCCCAAAATTATTGGTCTCGAAATCTGTAACAATGTCTCAACAACAAATGGCTGCAACTAACGCTAGTAAAGAAGACAGTCTTGAGCGTAAAATTCTTGCGATGGCTAGTTTGGATTTGACCGTTGCAATACAATCAATGAACAGTATAGATAAT cTTATAAAGTCTCACCAAATTCTGAGCTTGCAATCTAAAGAAGATAAATTTATTGGTTCGATAAATATGCAACTAAAACTTTTGCAAACCTATCCTTTGCAACAAGGAGGAGCAGATATATCTAAAGGATTCAGAAATACGTTTATGGTTTTATTAGCG TTCTACGATACCGGAATTCTGGGGAAAAATGTTCCATTAATACATTTAAAGGAACTCGTCGATCAAATGATAAGTTTGTTAGCAGAGGAAAAATTCGAACATTTACACCAAGCGGAAGCGTATTATcgtgtggttaataatattgtcTGCAAAATAATagacaattcaaatcatactaCTATTATTTG TGTCTTAATAAAATTACTTCATGGATGTGCTGAATCTACTGCTCCTTCTAAATACGAAGAATTGGTGATGAAATGTTTATGGAAAATAGTAAAAACAATTCCTAATTGGGCTGCAGATTTAGATTATGATACCATCCTCTTAGAAGTACACCGTTTCCTCAAA gatTATCCAAGTATATGGTGGAAGAAACGAAAATCTGATACACCATTACGAACAATTAAAACGGTTCTTCATGGTATGACCCGCGTAAAAGGCAGTACAATACTCAGTCACCTAACTCGAATAAATAATACTAATGAATCAGAACTACATTCGTATTTAATAAGACTAATCGCG ACCTTTAAAGCAGATGAAATTAATACCAACCCAAAAACATCTACAAAACTTAGTAGCACTGGCAAAACTCAGGAACATTTATCGAAGTTCACACACCAGCAGTTGTctgcaatatttaaaaagatTGGATCTAAAGAACATACGCAAGAA GGTTTAATGCAACTATATGATTTTAAACTACAGTATCCTGAAGCGGATGTGCAACCTTTCTTATTAAAATCGCATCAGTTTTTCCAAGATTTTATAGAACAAGGTTTAAGAGATATTGATCAAGCACGAAAAAACCAAAATCTTATATCACAAACTAATAATCAATACTCAACAG AGACAGCTGAATCTGCTGGATCTGAAGACAAAGGTCTAATGGATCCCTTGAATAGGCTCGACAAATTTCGAGCATCTGAAGCACAATGTAGAACTACAACCAATCAACCGAATCCAACATGA